One genomic segment of Mytilus trossulus isolate FHL-02 chromosome 4, PNRI_Mtr1.1.1.hap1, whole genome shotgun sequence includes these proteins:
- the LOC134716574 gene encoding serine-enriched protein-like, whose product MNFLADRVPLLNLDDLEEESSSGYDSPVFVSDSEPSLSASRGESDHSYSGSSSENDISSESDDEGDDLDDLEDPGETMHVTSTETVVNNIKYILSMPQLCDVTFEIGPQRFLVYGLKAVIGSRSKVLQDMMLQQSSPQMQRKTKKNNNQNISIHNYDIDVFRQFLNFVHTGSVVMDVTTVVGIACAAEEYDVPELSDACLGYLKRCSTTTTNKPVLQTEADRYSGHQVARKIKSILMKEVSQLKRRETVV is encoded by the coding sequence ATGAATTTCTTAGCAGACAGAGTACCTTTGTTGAACTTGGATGACCTTGAAGAAGAGTCATCTTCTGGTTATGACTCTCCAGTATTTGTATCCGACTCGGAACCCAGTTTGTCGGCATCGAGAGGAGAATCAGATCACAGTTACAGCGGTTCTTCTTCAGAGAATGACATTTCAAGTGAAAGTGACGATGAAGGTGATGATTTAGATGACCTTGAAGATCCTGGTGAAACTATGCACGTGACCAGTACAGAAACAGTGGTCAACAATATCAAGTACATATTGTCTATGCCACAACTTTGTGATGTCACATTTGAAATTGGACCACAACGCTTCCTTGTCTATGGTTTAAAGGCAGTCATTGGGTCACGAAGTAAAGTACTTCAAGATATGATGCTACAACAGAGTAGTCCACAGATGCagagaaaaacaaagaaaaacaacaaccaaAACATATCCATACATAACTACGACATTGATGTATTTAGACAATTTCTCAACTTTGTACACACCGGAAGTGTCGTTATGGACGTAACTACAGTTGTTGGAATAGCATGTGCTGCTGAAGAATATGATGTTCCAGAGTTAAGTGATGCATGCTTGGGGTATTTGAAACGCTGTTCCACAACAACAACCAACAAACCAGTACTTCAGACCGAGGCCGACAGATATTCTGGTCACCAAGTTGCAAGGAAGATTAAGAGCATACTTATGAAGGAAGTGAGTCAACTGAAAAGAAGAGAGACTGTTGTTTAA